The following nucleotide sequence is from Candidatus Jordarchaeales archaeon.
GCAGTGAAACTACATCAGACATGTATGTTTCTCCGTTCCCTGTTACAGCTACCGCATAAATGAGTACTCGGTCATCTCTAAGTTTTAGCGTATCAAACTGAAGAGATGCAACGTTTCCTAGTGAAGTGTTGGTGAAATTTTCTCGATCAGTTACTACCATAATTGTTAAGCTTACGATGTCATAAGGATGCGTTGCTGTAACGTTTAGAGAAACTGTTTTGCCCTTTTCTACTTTCGTTGGAAGGGTGATGTTAAATTGTGGTGGAGTCGGGGAGTTAGCGAGCCACTTACACAGAGATTTGAATAGTTGAACATTATCTTTCTCCAGTATAACATCGTCCTTCAAAAAATCAAGATCCGAAAGGAATGCCACTCTCCCGCGCCCCCAGTTTATGCAAGATCCAACTATTATAGATTCTTGAGCGACAATTATGGGTCTTCCACCATCTATTTTCCCATGGTCTTTCAGAAGAACCTCTTTTGCCCTGAACGTTTGAGGGGACTTAATACATCTGGCGGTTGTAAAGCCTGTTTTGCTGCAAATTGAAAACGACACATTGAAAAGTGATGAGAGGATATTTAGGTATTCCAACGAGTCGGGATCATTTTCTCCTATTAGCAAAAGTCCGCCTCCAGACATCACAAAGTCAAGTATCGCACTAACCTCACTTTCAGTGTAGTTCCGTGAGGGACAATATATCACAAGTATGTGAAATCCTTCAAGGACTTCTGGTGTCACTTGGCTGTCGTAGAGTGCTTGGAAGTAGAGGAGACTCGCATTTAGTATGGCCCTAAGCTTTGACGTGTTGTTCCAGAATTCCATGTAGTGGGAGCTTTCATGGTGGTATTCGTCGACAAGTATCCTTATTGGGGTACCGACTACAATGGATGTTTGAGCGGGAGCGAAACCTTCCTTAGTTACTGTTACGACATATACTCCCTGTTCTGGACATGGAAAGTGTATTTCTCCGTTTTTATCCGTGAGATAGACTCGGTAGTAGTCTCGTCCCTGTAAACATACGAGGGCACCACTAACAACACTGCTTCCGTCTGAAACCTTAATTATTGCCCTCTTTCCCGGAGCCAAATTTCCTTCAACTGAAATTTTCAGGTCTCTCATTGGTCCACAGCATATTGGCACTTCTGGGTCTCCTAGGAGAATGTACTCGACAAACAGTTGAGCGCGATTTACATCGCGCTCAACTAAACTTCTGTGAGTTAAGTAGAACTCTTTCTTGGACTCGTACAGTGCATACCCCGGACGGTGGGTGAACGGCGGACTTGAACTGAAGAAAAGCTTGAAAAAGAGGTGATCGAGAAACGTGTCTGCGGCGTCATCAATAGTATCACCGCCAAACGTTATTCTAGTTGGCGCTATAACAGCTATAGCGCCACCGCAAGGGTTTTTCAGTAAAGCTTCAGCAATGGAGTCACTTGAGTAATCTATGCGTCCTGCTTCACATGCCGATATGAAGAACAGCGGGAGACGAGGGCCATTAGAAAGTCGGGCGGCAGACGCTGAGTTTAAGAAAATGGGAAGGTGAGAAGAGCAGTAAAGTGCCGTAGGGCTTCCGTGAGAACATATATCAACTATTGAGGCGCCCCCCTCAACTATTTCTATAAAACTCGTGAGGTTGCTAAAATTTCTTTTAGTGTCATAAGCAAGGAGTATCATTTCTAACGGGGGTAGAGGTATGGATCCGACGGATGCAAGCTTAGCCCTCCACCCTTGAATGTCTTGCAATGAATTTATTTCGCCACCTGCGAGGACAAACTTGTTAAGCCATTCAGTGTTATGCATGTAGAGGTATTTTTCGTAAGTTAACGTCTTATTTATGAAGACATTTAACTCGTCGGTTGTGGAAACAGGTATCCTTCCCACGTAAAGTTCAGGCATCCAATCTATTTCTCCGGGCTCACCGTATTCTCCATCCATATCGTTGTCGAATGAGCCGTCGAGAGCAGCGTAGTAGTAGTCCGATGGCACTTTATTAGTACCAATAGTAAAGTTTCTTATCGGAACTTTGTCGACGTCTCCTACCAGGAGAACCCATTGTATCCCTTTTGAACGGTATAAGTCTTTTAGAAAGTTACGTATTTTTGAAGCATTATCTTCTCCTGCATAGTTCTGGTATATGTAGTCGGTAGTGTATATCTCCGTTGGGATGCCTTTATATGTTTTCCATTCGGCGAGTGGAGTAACGGCATTAACCCAGTTTGAGTCACCTAATATGATCACGTACTTAGTGATGTTAAAAGTTAACAATGCAGGAGTGTATGGAGGGGGGACAGGAGAAAGCTGGTGAAACGAGTAGATTTGCAGGGGTTGGTTTGGAACAAGTAAAGATAGCGCAATAAGTGCTAAGAAGAGAGGAAGCCAAGTTTTTTTGTTCGTTTCGAACACCCCTACGTTAGAGTTATTTCAAGATTATTGATTTCATTTTAGAACTCCCAAAGAAAAATAAATTTCGCTTTAACTTCTAGGATGTTTAAAAACATTACGTAGCTCTTTCAACGTATTATGTGACAAAAAAATTAAAAGCCGCAACTTACTATTGACTAAACTGCTTGCTGTTAAGAGGAGGGAGCAGTTGGTTGAGGAAGATTTCCCCGTTGTATGTCCCGGTGAATGCGACTAGGGAAGAAATAGAGGAACTTTTGCCATGCGAGATCGCCATTATAGGTGGAACCGGAAACTACGATCCGGCGATATTCTCGGTTACAAAAGAAATCAAAGTGTATACGCCGTACGGGCCGCCTTCAGACAACATAATTGTAGGACTTGTAAAGGGAAGAAAGGTAGCTTTCCTTGCAAGGCATGGAAGGTATCACACGATACCTCCACATGAAATAAATTATAGGGCAAACATATGGGCGCTGAAGAGTCTAGGCGTGCAAAGAATAATTTCGCCAGCTGCGTGTGGAAGCTTGCAACCAGAAAAAATAAAGCCTGGAGAGTTTGTTATAGTCGACCAAATCTTTGATAGAACATTCGGGCAGAGGAAGGACACGTTTTTCGAGGGGGGAGTCGTAGGACATGTGGAGTTTGCGGAGCCGTTCTGTCCCGAGTTAAGAAGAGTAATAATAGAGTGTGCTCGTGAGCTTAACTACAAAGTGCATGACGGAGGGACTTATGTATGCATAAATGGCCCTAGATTTTCGTCTAGGGCGGAAAGTCTCTTTTATAAGAGCCAAGGATTCTCCGTGGTTGGTATGACCGCTTACCCAGAGTGTGTCTTAGCTAAAGAGGCTGAGATATGCTTTGCTACTATAGCTATGCCAACAGACGTCGATGTCTACGGCCTGAGGCCAGTTACAGCGGACCAGGTTGCGAAAAGCATGCGCGAAAACATTGATAAAGTAAGAAAGTTAATCGCTAAAGTCATTGAAGCGATACCTAAAGAGAGAAAGTGTTCATGCGGCAAAGTTTTAGACTTTGCGCTTTACTAACTCAAAAGCTTTTTAAACACTTCTTCTTTACCACTATTCTGCGTAACTGTTCACTAAAAAAGGGTGACATTAGATGCAAAAAACAATAATTCAGCTTTCAAGTACGGATCACCAGAAGCTCGATGAAGTTTGTAACCAGATTAAGGAATTGGCCAAGAAGAGAGGGGTAAGAATATCTGGACCAATACCACTACCGACGAAAAGGTTGCGTGTCCCCGTAAGGAAGGGGCCTTCGGGACAGGGTACAGCTACGTGGGAAAAGTGGGAGATGCGCATTCATAAGCGTTTAATAGTTTTACATGACCCCGACGAGCGCACTTTAAAACAGATAATGAGGATACGCATCCCTGAGGAAATATTTATCGAGATGTCTCTAAAGTAGTTGCGTTTTCTTTATTCGTTTGCCGACACATTTAGGATACGGGTTGAGGACAAGAAAAATTTTAAATATCATTCTTGTAATTAAGAGAAACGGAGCCCCCGTAGCTTAGCTGGGAGTTGAAATTCACCCAACAGCGCTCGGCCTAAAAGGGGGCGAAGCTGAAGACTGAAATGATGCTCCCAGCCAGACACCGAGTTGTCGTGGGTTCAAGAGGCGGTTGCCTGAAACTCCCACCGGGGGCACCACATATATTTATTTTTGAAAAGAGCTCTGAGCGAAATGAGAGAAAGTAGAAAGAAATACTTTTAATCTTCATTTATTGTTGATTAAACTGAGCCTTTATTTCATGTCTCAGTTTTCAGCCTTCGAGGTGCACGGTGTTGCTAGACCCCTGGGGCGCTTCTGGTGTTGCGGATTACGAGAAAGTTATTCGGGAGTTTGGAATAGAACCTATGAGTGCAGACATCATTAGGCGAATTCCTAAACCAGGAAAGTACTTTCGTAGAGGAATCATTTTTGGCCACAGGGACTTTAACGTTATTTTGGAAGCGATATCTAATAATGAGCCATTCGCTGTTCTGTCAGGTATTAAACCGAGCGGTTCATTCCACTTAGGGTCGTTGACCACTGCTGAGCAGATAGTGTACTACCAAAAAGAGTATGGTGCGATGGCGTTCTATTGCATCGCTGATGTTGAGGCTTTTTGCGATAACAGAATACCTTACGAGGAGTCATTTGAAATTGCCGTAGATAATTTAGCTGATGTGTTAGCTTTAGGGCTTGATCCAAAGAGAGCATATGTTTATCGCCAGTCAGAAGAGAAGCGCGTTATGGACTTAGCTTTTGAGGCAGGGGCACATGTCACTACGGCCACGATGAAAGCAATTTACGGAGAGCAGACTGTATTCGGCCTCTACATGACGGCACTGCTGCAGGTTGGGGATATACTCTTACCGGAGCACGAAGATTTTGGTGGTCCAAAGCCCGTAATAGTTCCCGTTGGAGTCGACCAAGATCCACATATACGTTTAACTCGTGACATAGCCAAACGCTTACGTCACCGTCACGGGTTCGTGCCTCCAAGTGCGACATTTCACCGATTAATAAGAGGCCTTGACGGATCAGAAAAAATGAGTAAGAGGAATCCCATGAGCTACTTTGAGCTCAATGAAGATTTGGAGAAGATAAAGTTCAAAATAATGAATGCATTGACGGGCGGGCGTCCCACAGTCAAAGAACAAAGAGAGCTGGGAGGAGAGCCCCAGAAGTGTAGAATTTATGAGTTAGCATTTTTCCGCATAGACGACGACTCATTTGTAGAAGAAATGTACCTTAGATGTGTAAATGGTGAGCTGATTTGTGGAGACTGTAAGGCAGCAGTTTTCGAGAGACTTGCAAACTGGCTTAAGGATCACACCTCAAAAAAGCAGAAAAAGATAGACCTTGCCAGAAAAATTTTGGAAGAGAAGTAATCTAGTCTCTGGCCTCTTTTCCCCGCCTAAATGGCGAAGTTTTCGGACGTGTAAGCAATTACAAAAACAACGCAGGCAAAAATTCATGAAAAATTTGCCCAAAAAGAAAGTTAGTTAAGTTATTATTTTCCTACGTTTCCTTTCCTTAAAAATAGTGTCTTTCCGCCTGTACAATTTTTTAACCATATTGGGCGACAATTTTGCGAACTTAAGTAGTTTTATAAAAACAGACTTGTTCGGCTTGGATGACACTTCAAGAGGGAGTGCTTCGTATCCGTCACTCGTAACTCTATAAATGCTGCAACTTTTCCCATTGATTCCGGACCTTTTATATTCCATCGGGTCGACAATTAGAGCAACCGCGTATGGAAAAAGCGATTGGTAAACGCGTTGAGTTTCAATGTCAGTTATCGACATGAAATCTGCGCCCATCCCGGGATGACTATGCCACCATCCAACTATGACACTTTTAACTTCTCCTAGCTTATCTGTTAGTTCAGCCATAGAGCCGAAATCCAAAACTACACATGTCCTTCTACTTTCTCCACGTACCCAGACGCTATCAACTATTATAACACGGTCGTTCTCCACGCGTCCCAGGAGGAAGCCAGCTATTTCAACGTCACGGTTATCAAGTGCTGCACGAAGTATTTTAGATAACGCCACTTGAGAAAGGATAACTCTCAACGCCGCCGCCCTCACTAAATGAATCAATACATAATTGTTTAACGCTTGTCCACTTAAATTTTTTAAAGCGAAACATTAATAAACGACACTTTTAACCGGAATTACTCGAGTGCCTCGGTGGTGTAGCCACCCTATAGGCTGCAACGGCCAAGCATAAGGGGCTCAAGGTTCATAACCTGCCCACTCGACCCCTAGACCCGGGTTAGTCTTTAAGGACTAAGGGAATTCAAATCCCGGCCGAGGCACCACTTCCTTTTCTCGTAACAAAAGGCTGTCATTAAGTGACATTCCGTTTAACTAATAAATACAGGAAAACATTATTATGTGTATTTTGAGGTTAAAATAAGGAAGGGGGCTAACTGTGCAAAACGAGAAACGCTCCTTTTCCATTTTGGACATCGCTATGAGAGAAATAGTCACCTGCAACGAGGACGACAGCTTGAGCAAGGTAGCTCAACTTATGGTCGACAACTGGGTGAGCAGCGTATTTGTTGTTAACCATGAGGGGAAGATCGTAGGAATAATAACAGATGGAGCAATATTTAGATTGATAGCAAAAGAAGAAGACCCGCGGAAATATAAAGCCAAAGACATAATGTTTCGTGACATAATTACTGTTAGCGAAAACGCATCGCTTGATGAAATCAAAGATTTGTTCGAAAAAACTAAGATAAAAAGGGTCGGAGTAGTCGACAAAAATGGAAATATTATCGGAGTAATAAGTAAGAAATGGATTAATGGATTTAAGAGATATGCGCGCTACTATAACATAGAACTTCAACCCGTATCTTCACCGTCCCAAGACAAAACGGAACAATACTAAGGTACATTGAGGGTTAAGGATGGTTGAACGATCGCCAGGCTCCCCGGCTAATGAAGACGTAGAGATGATTTCTCTGGAGAATAGAGAAGGAAGTGATGAAACTATTTTCTATACGAGAAGTTTCTTCCCATACGAGTTCGTTGAAATATATTTATGCTGTTTTCACGAGACAAAGGGGCACTTAATACTTTTTGCCATACCTAACGAGCTGAAGAAAAACAAATCAATCATTAGGCTCCTCCAACGACATCCCGTTTGGTGGTTGGATGCTAACGAATTTAAGGAAAACGTGGATCACATCGACATGGAATTCGGCGGGAAAGTGTATTCTGCAACGAAATTTACTGCGAAATCCCTTAGGAAAAAAGAGAGAGCGGGTACAATAGAGTCAGAAGAAGTTTTCGTGCTCATAGTAAGCACTCCCGCTGCTGTAGCAAAACCCCTGGGTGAAGAACTTCTCAAAGTACTAAAAGAGAAAATACAAGAGAAAATGCACGAAAGCCTTTATATACTTATTTTAGCTGAAGAAGCTAATTTCAAGCCTATTAAAAGCGAGAAAGACAGAGAGATAATAGAGGAGGGCAAACGAGTAACAGCTATGCTAGAAGAAATATGTGCCTCAGCGATACCTGAGATCTCTCGAAAAATTGTGGAGTCACTTCAGTTTGATGCTGAAAAACAAAAAAGTCTTGTTTACTTTATTCTCAGTCAAATTTACAAAGAGCAAAAACCAGTAAGAAGCGTCACTCTCTCTGAAGCGACAACGAAACAGAACCAAGTTGAACTGGTGCGTGAAAACCCTGTGGAGTTGGAGAGTATAGAGCTTATTGATCACGGGAAAAAACTTAAGATAACAATTAAAAAT
It contains:
- the trpS gene encoding tryptophan--tRNA ligase: MLDPWGASGVADYEKVIREFGIEPMSADIIRRIPKPGKYFRRGIIFGHRDFNVILEAISNNEPFAVLSGIKPSGSFHLGSLTTAEQIVYYQKEYGAMAFYCIADVEAFCDNRIPYEESFEIAVDNLADVLALGLDPKRAYVYRQSEEKRVMDLAFEAGAHVTTATMKAIYGEQTVFGLYMTALLQVGDILLPEHEDFGGPKPVIVPVGVDQDPHIRLTRDIAKRLRHRHGFVPPSATFHRLIRGLDGSEKMSKRNPMSYFELNEDLEKIKFKIMNALTGGRPTVKEQRELGGEPQKCRIYELAFFRIDDDSFVEEMYLRCVNGELICGDCKAAVFERLANWLKDHTSKKQKKIDLARKILEEK
- a CDS encoding CBS domain-containing protein, with the translated sequence MQNEKRSFSILDIAMREIVTCNEDDSLSKVAQLMVDNWVSSVFVVNHEGKIVGIITDGAIFRLIAKEEDPRKYKAKDIMFRDIITVSENASLDEIKDLFEKTKIKRVGVVDKNGNIIGVISKKWINGFKRYARYYNIELQPVSSPSQDKTEQY
- a CDS encoding Mov34/MPN/PAD-1 family protein, producing the protein MIHLVRAAALRVILSQVALSKILRAALDNRDVEIAGFLLGRVENDRVIIVDSVWVRGESRRTCVVLDFGSMAELTDKLGEVKSVIVGWWHSHPGMGADFMSITDIETQRVYQSLFPYAVALIVDPMEYKRSGINGKSCSIYRVTSDGYEALPLEVSSKPNKSVFIKLLKFAKLSPNMVKKLYRRKDTIFKERKRRKIIT
- the mtnP gene encoding S-methyl-5'-thioadenosine phosphorylase, with protein sequence MRKISPLYVPVNATREEIEELLPCEIAIIGGTGNYDPAIFSVTKEIKVYTPYGPPSDNIIVGLVKGRKVAFLARHGRYHTIPPHEINYRANIWALKSLGVQRIISPAACGSLQPEKIKPGEFVIVDQIFDRTFGQRKDTFFEGGVVGHVEFAEPFCPELRRVIIECARELNYKVHDGGTYVCINGPRFSSRAESLFYKSQGFSVVGMTAYPECVLAKEAEICFATIAMPTDVDVYGLRPVTADQVAKSMRENIDKVRKLIAKVIEAIPKERKCSCGKVLDFALY
- a CDS encoding C25 family cysteine peptidase — encoded protein: MIILGDSNWVNAVTPLAEWKTYKGIPTEIYTTDYIYQNYAGEDNASKIRNFLKDLYRSKGIQWVLLVGDVDKVPIRNFTIGTNKVPSDYYYAALDGSFDNDMDGEYGEPGEIDWMPELYVGRIPVSTTDELNVFINKTLTYEKYLYMHNTEWLNKFVLAGGEINSLQDIQGWRAKLASVGSIPLPPLEMILLAYDTKRNFSNLTSFIEIVEGGASIVDICSHGSPTALYCSSHLPIFLNSASAARLSNGPRLPLFFISACEAGRIDYSSDSIAEALLKNPCGGAIAVIAPTRITFGGDTIDDAADTFLDHLFFKLFFSSSPPFTHRPGYALYESKKEFYLTHRSLVERDVNRAQLFVEYILLGDPEVPICCGPMRDLKISVEGNLAPGKRAIIKVSDGSSVVSGALVCLQGRDYYRVYLTDKNGEIHFPCPEQGVYVVTVTKEGFAPAQTSIVVGTPIRILVDEYHHESSHYMEFWNNTSKLRAILNASLLYFQALYDSQVTPEVLEGFHILVIYCPSRNYTESEVSAILDFVMSGGGLLLIGENDPDSLEYLNILSSLFNVSFSICSKTGFTTARCIKSPQTFRAKEVLLKDHGKIDGGRPIIVAQESIIVGSCINWGRGRVAFLSDLDFLKDDVILEKDNVQLFKSLCKWLANSPTPPQFNITLPTKVEKGKTVSLNVTATHPYDIVSLTIMVVTDRENFTNTSLGNVASLQFDTLKLRDDRVLIYAVAVTGNGETYMSDVVSLLITEHKLVLELPLIITQRNIWLPPVFLSMFTLSLIMLSFLQRKSSSSN
- the rpsJ gene encoding 30S ribosomal protein S10; translation: MQKTIIQLSSTDHQKLDEVCNQIKELAKKRGVRISGPIPLPTKRLRVPVRKGPSGQGTATWEKWEMRIHKRLIVLHDPDERTLKQIMRIRIPEEIFIEMSLK